The Rhizobium rosettiformans genomic sequence ACAACACCCATCTCGCCTATGTCATCACGGGCGACGCGGAGGTCGACCGCTTGTCCGAACAAGGGCTCGCGGGCCTCACGGACTTCCTCACCTATCGCACGACGCTCGAACCCGCGCCGCCTGTTGGCGTCGACATCTCGAAGGATGAACTCTCCTTCTACCCGATCATTTTCTGGCCGATTTCCGCCTCCGCGCCCATGCCCTCGGCCGCCGCGATCAGTCGCATCGACGCCTATATGAGATCAGGCGGCACCGTGCTCTTCGATACGCGTGACCAGGGCTCGACACTGGGCAACGAAGTTGGCTCCTCTCCGAACGGCGAACGCCTGCAGGCGATCCTCGCCAATATCGATATCCCGCCGCTCGAGCCGGTGCCTTCCGATCACGTGCTGACGCGTGCCTTCTACCTGCTGCAGGGCTTTCCCGGCCGCTACAGCGGCAGCCCGCTCTGGGTCGAGGCCCGTCAGGAGGCGCTCTCCAGCAACAGCGGCGTTGCCTCCTCCGGCGATGGCGTGAGCCCGATCATGATCACCGGCAACGATCTCATGGGCGCCTGGGCGGTCGATGCGAATGGCGCAAGCGTGCTTCCCGTCGTCCCCGCCGACGAGATGCAGCGCGAAATGTCCTTCCGCTCGGGCGTCAACATCATGATGTATATGCTGACCGGCAACTACAAGGCAGACCAGGTCCACGTGCCTGCTTTGCTCGAACGACTGGGGCAGTGAGGCCATGACGCTCGAATTCGCCCCCTTCATCCCCTGGATCGCCATTGCCACACTTGCCGTGCTCGCCGTGGTGCTCTCCGCCCTCGGCTTCCTGCGCGGCGTCCGCGGCACGGCCATCCGGCTTGCCGCCTCGATCGCCGTATTGGCAGCACTCGCAAACCCGCTCCTGCTCCAGGAAGAGCGCGATCCGCTGACCACGGTCGTGCCTGTTATCGTCGACCGCAGCCAGAGCCAGCAGATCGCCGGCCGCGCCGAGGAAACCGATCAGGCGCTTCAGGGCATCCGCGACCGCCTCGGCCGTTTCCCCAATATCGAACCGCGCATCGTCGAGGTGACCGATCCCGGCGACAGCGACGCCCCCTCCACCAAGCTCTTCGAAGCGCTGGCTGCGGCAACGACGGATGTTCCCCCCGCCCGTGTCGGTGGCGCAATCTTCGTCACCGACGGCCAGGTGCATGATATCCCGGCCGAAAACCAGGCGCTCCCCTTCGACGCACCGGTGCATTCCCTGATCACGGGCAAGGCCGACGAATTCGACCGCCGCATCGAGGTCCTGCGCGCACCGCGATTCGGCATCGTCGACGAGGAACAGGAACTCACCTTCCGCGTCTTCGACGATGGTGAGGCCTCCAACCAGCCGGCCGACGTTTCGGTCAGAATGAACGGCGAAGACCTCGGCACCGTGCCAGCTGTCCCCGGCGCCGAGACCTCCTTTGCCTTCCGCGTCCCCCGCGGCGGCAACAATGTCCTGGAATTCTCGGTCGCAGCGACACCGGGCGAAGTCACCGACGTCAACAATCGCGCTATCCACCTGATCGAGGGCATCCGCCAGAACCTGCGCGTGTTACTCGTCTCGGGCGAACCCCATGCCGGCGAGCGTGCCTGGCGCAACCTCTTGAAGTCAGACGCCTCGGTCGACCTCGTCCACTTCACCATCCTGCGTCCGCCGGAAAAGCAGGACGGCACGCCGATCAATGAGCTCTCGCTGATCGCCTTCCCGACCCGCGAGCTCTTCGTCGAAAAAATCAACGATTTCGACCTGATCATCTTCGACCGCTACCAGCATCGCGGCGTATTGCCGATTCTCTATTACGACTACATCGCCGAATATGTGAGGAATGGCGGCGCGCTGCTGATCGCAGCTGGCCCCGAACATGCCGGCCAGGATTCGATCGCCCTCACGCCGCTCGAGTCAGTGCTTCCGGCCACGCCAACCGGCGATGTCCATCAGGCCGGCTTCTATCCGCGCCTGTCGGAACAGGGCAAGCGGCACCCCGTCACCCGTGGCCTTGATGGCTCGGCCGTCGAGCCGCCGCAATGGGGGCGCTGGTTCCGCAGCGTCGATGTCGGACGTACCGACGGCGAAACCGTCATGACCGGCGACGGCGACCGTCCTCTGCTGGTGCTGAACCGCGCCAATGAGGGCCGCGTTGCCATGCTGCTTTCCGACCAGGGCTGGCTCTGGGCCCGCGGCTTTGAAGGCGGCGGCCCGCATGTCTCGCTCTATCGCCGCATCGCCCACTGGCTGATGAAGGAGCCGGAACTCGAGGAAGAAGCGCTCAAAGCCCGCGCCACCGGCCGCACGTTGGAGGTGACCCGCCAGACCATAGGCGACGCCCCCGGCCCCGCGACGATCACCACGCCCTCGGGTGAGACGATCGCGCTGAACTTGAACGAAATACAGCCCGGCCTCTATCGCGGCGAGAGCCGCATGACAGAGACCGGCCTCTTCACCATCACCAATGGTGACTTCTCGACCCTCGTGCATGTCGGCGCCGTCGATGCGCCCGAATTCCGCGCGATGATCTCGACGACCGACACGCTCGCCCCGATCAGCCAGGAAACCCGTGGCCTCACCGCCCGCCTCGACGATGGCGATGAGACCGTGCGCATCCCCGACATCCTGCCCGTGCGCGGCGAAGTCCGCGTCGCCGACGATCGCCGCATGCTGATCAAGCTGACCGACGAAACCGTGCTCAAGGGCGTCAACACGCTGCCCCTGTTTGCAGGATTTGCCGGTCTCGGCATCCTGCTGTTGGCGGTATCCGCCATGTGGTGGCGCGAGGGCCGGTAAGGCGCTTCAGATGAAGAAAGTGCCGCGTCAGTCGGAAACCCGGGGATAGTGTCGATAGACGAGGTCCTCTGGCGCTGGCCGTTCTGCGCTGGGGTCAAGGACCGCACCGAGCCGAAGGGCAAGCCCAGCCGACCGCGTATTTTCGGGATAGACATAACTCACCAGGCTCGGCAGTTTGCGAATGTCCCGCGCCCAGGAAAGCATCGCCTCCGCAGCTTCCCGCGCATAGCCGCGCCCTTCGAACTCCGGATAGACGAACCAGCCGAGCTCGAACTCCGGGAACAGCGGCCCCGCATTGATCCCCACCTGACCGACGCATGCGCCACTGGCCAGATCCTCGATCATCAGCGCCCCGCAGCCAAACAGATCCCACTGCGCATGATCGCTGCAGAACATGCCCCAGGCTGCAGCCTCAGAAAACGGCCCGCCCATGAACTGCGCCCGCTCCGACGCCATCAGCTGCCGGTACGCCGGCCAGTCATCGAAGCGCATCGGACGCAAGGTGAGACGTGAGGTTGTGAGCGTGGGTATGGGCTGCATTCTCTGGTATGGGCTCGTACTGTTCGACTAAACAGTGAGCCTATAAGGTTCTTCCCGCCGACGCTACGCGCTCCCCTCACCCCATCAACGCCTTGGCCTTCTCCTTGGCCAGCCCGCGCGATGCCGCGACACCCTTCGGAAACCCGCTTCGGTCACCGAAATCCCGCACCTCGCCACGACGCATGTGCCGCCCTGTCGAAGCCCCTGCAGCAATGAAATCGAGCAGGGTCACGCCCGCGACCATCACAAGCGCGATCGCCACATTGTCCTGCTTGGGATTATCGGGGTGCATCGCGGATCCCAGTGCAACGATGTCGAGCCCGTCGCCGGCAATGCGGCTGGCAAGCCCCACCTCCTTGTCGACAGAGAGCGTCATCATGCCCGAGCCGATCTCGCGCAGGCCATAGGCCCTGACCGCCACCTCCTGACCCTCCATGCCGAGTGCCCGTGTGATCCGGTGCGCGCCGAACAGCTGGACGACACCGAGCCCGATGCTGAACCAGCCGAGATTGCGAGCCAGCCGGTCGGACGATGAAAACGAGCTCGGTCCTGTTTCGAGAACCTTTGGATCGCTCTTCGAACGCTTGAGTGTGCTGAGAAAATTCATGACGATACCTCCGGTTAGGGCTTGAGCACGACCTTGATGCAGCTGTCCTGCTTGTCGCGAAACACCTTGTACATCTCCGGCCCGTCCTCGAGCCCGACGGTGTGGGTGATGACGAAGGATGGATCGAGTTCGCCCTCTTCGATGCGGCGCAGGAGATCGTCCGTCCAGCGTTTGACATGCGTCTGCCCCATGCGGAAGGTCAGTCCCTTGTTCATCGCCATGCCCATCGGGACCTTGTCGACGAGCCCGCTATAGACGCCGGGAATCGAGATGATCCCGCCCGGCCGGCAGACATAGATCATCTCGCGCAGCACATGCGGCCGATCGTTTTCCATCAGCATCATCTGCTTGGCCCGGTCCATCAGACTGTCAGGGTGGCTCACCGAGACATGGCTCTCCATGCCGACGGCGTCGATGCATTTCTCCGGCCCCTTGCCCCTGGTGAGTTCGTCAATCCGGTCGATGACGCTCTCCTCCTTGAAGTTGACAGGAATTGCGCCGCCAGCTTCCGCCATGGAAAGCCGCTCCGGCAGATAATCGATCGCCACGACCTGGGCTGCGCCCAGGAGAACGGCGCTGCGGATTGCCATCTGTCCGACAGGCCCGCAGCCCCAGACGACCACGGTGTCGGTAGGCTCGATCTCGCATTGCACGGCGGCCTGCCAGCCGGTTGGTAGAATGTCGCTGAGGAAGAGCGCCTGCTCGTCGCTCATGCCGTCGGGCACCTTGATATGCGTGCTGTCGGCAAAGGGGACGCGCAGATATTCGGCCTGGCCACCCGGATAACCACCGGTCAGGTGCGAATAGCCGAACAGCCCCGCGGTGGTCCGCCCGAAGGCTTTTTCCGCGAGTTCCTTCTTCCGGTTCGAGCGCTCACAGACCGAGAAATTACCGCGCTGACACTGCTCGCACTCGCCGCAGGTGATGGTGAAGGGAATGACCACACGGTCCCCCTTCTTCAGCTTGCCGTTCATGCCCGAGCCGACCTCGACCACCTCGCCCATGGTTTCATGGCCCATGATGTCGCCCGGCATCATCACGGGCACGAAATTGTGGAAGAGATGCAGGTCCGAGCCGCAGATCGCACAGCTTGTCACCTTGATGATCGCATCGCGCGGATCCTCGATTTCCGGGTCCGACACCCGATCACATCGGATATCTTCCTTGCCGTGCCATACCAGTGCGCGCATCCGGGCCTCCTCATTGCCATCTGTTGATGCCTGCCCAACACGCGCTGCACCGAAGGGTTCCGCAGGAATTTCGAGGACTCGCTCTCGACAATTCCGGGGCAAAGCGGAACACTGCAAGACATGACGATACCCCTCACCCTCTCGGACACCGTTCCCGAAGCCGCCCGCGATTCCATCCTCGCCAGTATCAAGGCGCACAACGAAACGCTGCTTGGCGCAACGGATCGAAAAGACATCTACATCCCGATCACCGCCGATGACGGCACGGTCGACGGTGGCCTCGTCGGCTACACCGGCCGGGGCTGGCTGTTTGTGGAATTGCTCGCAGTTCCCGAGCGCCTGCGCGGTCAGGGCATGGCCGGGGCGCTACTGGCACGAGCTGAGGAGGAAGCGAGGGCCCGCGGCTGCATCGGCGCTTACATCGACACGATCAACCCGGTCGCCTGCCGCGCCTATGAGCGTGCCGGCTACCATGTTTTCGGCCGCATCGAGGATTTCGCCAAGGGCTACGATATCTGCTGGCTGATCAAGCGCTTCGGCGAAGCGCTTGAGGACACGTCTCACGCCGAAGCATAGGCGCGATCCGGGGCCTCGTCGGCCGCCGCAGGCATCTTCGCCCCGCAGTCCCGCCAGGCGATCACACCCTTCAACCGGTCATGCACGTCGTCGGCCAAAGGCACGACCAACACCCGGTTTGGATCGACGGGACCGGGAAAGTCGAGCGCTTGGTAGGCAACCTTCTCGAAGCCGAGCGGCATGTAATAGGGCGGATCACCGATCAGGATGACACCTTCCGAGCCCTTCCGCCGCGCCGCCTCGATCGCGATCCGCACGAGTTCGCGGCCAATGCCCCGGTTCTTATGCGACGGGCGCACGGCAAGCGGTCCGAGCAGATGCCCTTGAACGCCGCCGGCGAGAACCGGCGTCATCCGGACGGATGCGATCGTCTCGCCATTGTCGGTGCAGATGAAGGAAAGTGACCGGTCATGTGGCCCCTGCTCGCGGATGCGCGCTGCCGCACGGGTGTGCCGGCCAGGACCAAAAGCTTCTTCGTTGATGAGTTCAATGACAGCGTCGTGCGACGCATCCTCGGTGAGGTAGACAAGGCCGGAGTGAAACATGGATGACCGAAACCAATAGACAGACAGCAATAGGGTTCACGCGCACGAAATTCGTGCGTTCGAGAGCTTCAGCGTCGTCGTGGGTTCCGTGCGATGGTCATCGGGGCCTTCAAATTTTCAGTTTTGTTCCGATAGCAGCAAATTTTCTCGCCGTCCAACGGAAAACGCACTGTTCAACCCATCGCCCCTCGCAATTGCAGCCAGCAGCCGTATTTTGCCTGACAAGTGAAAAACAGAAGGAAATGATCATGGGCAGACTAGTGGATGGCGTCTGGCAGGACGTCTGGTACGACACGAAATCGACCTCAGGGCATTTCAAGCGAGCCGATTCGAGCTTTCGCAACTGGGTAACCGCAGACGGCTCGGCCGGCCCGTCGGGCAAGGGCGGCTTCAAGGCGGAGGCCGGTCGATACCACCTCTATGTCTCCTATGCCTGCCCCTGGGCGCATCGCACCCTGATCTTCCGCAAGCTGAAAGGTCTCGAAGACCTAATTTCAGTCTCGGTCGTCGATCCCTTGATGCTGAAGAATGGCTGGGAATTTCATGACCGTGATGGCGCGACGCCTGACCATATCTTCGGCTCGGACTATCTCTGGCAGGTATATGTCAAGGCTGACCCGGAATTCTCAGGTCGCGTTACGGTCCCGGTGCTCTGGGACAAGCATCAGGGCACGATCGTCTCGAACGAGTCCTCCGAGATCATCCGCATGCTCAATTCGGCCTTCGACGTCCTGACCGGCTCGACCCTCGACATGCACCCCGAAGATCTGCATGCGGAGATCGACGAGGTGAACGCCCGCATTTACGACACCGTCAACAACGGCGTCTACAAGGCCGGTTTTGCCACCACTCAGGATGCCTATGAAAGCGCCGTCTATCCGCTGTTCGAGACGCTCGACTGGCTGGAAAAGCGGCTGACGGATCAGCGCTACCTCTTCGGCAGGCGCATGACGGAAGCCGACTGGCGGCTCTTCACCACGCTGGTGCGCTTCGACCCCGTCTATGTCGGCCACTTCAAGTGCAACATCCGCCGCATCGCGGACTATCCGGCGCTCTCGGCCTATCTACGCGACCTCTACCAGACGCCGGGCATCGCCGAGACGGTCGAGATGCGCCACATCAAGCATCACTATTATCGCAGCCACACGATGATCAATCCGACGGGCGTCGTCCCGGTCGGCCCGGACGAGAATCTGATGGCGCCCCACGGCCGCGAAAGGCTTGGCGCCTGAGCCTACCAGTGATGCGCGGGGGCGATTTCCCCGCGCAGTTCCGCGATCCGCAGCTGTGTAGCCTGGGTCACGCCCTCCGGCAGTGCGTCGAGGGCGAAAAAGCCCGCCTCGGCGATCTCCCGATCCGCCGGACGGGCCGAGGTCTGGCGCACGTTGACGCGGTAGAGCAGGACGTGATCGCGCCGGCTGACGCGCGCGTTGAAGTACACATGAAAGAGCGCGGGTTCGTTGACCGCTTCAAGATTGCCCTCTTCCCGCATTTCCTTCAAAAGCGCCTCCATCGCGGTTTCGCCGCGCTCCACCCCGCCACCCGGCATATGCCAGCCTGGCACATAGGTGTGCCGGACGAGGA encodes the following:
- a CDS encoding GNAT family N-acetyltransferase; its protein translation is MQPIPTLTTSRLTLRPMRFDDWPAYRQLMASERAQFMGGPFSEAAAWGMFCSDHAQWDLFGCGALMIEDLASGACVGQVGINAGPLFPEFELGWFVYPEFEGRGYAREAAEAMLSWARDIRKLPSLVSYVYPENTRSAGLALRLGAVLDPSAERPAPEDLVYRHYPRVSD
- a CDS encoding zinc-dependent alcohol dehydrogenase encodes the protein MRALVWHGKEDIRCDRVSDPEIEDPRDAIIKVTSCAICGSDLHLFHNFVPVMMPGDIMGHETMGEVVEVGSGMNGKLKKGDRVVIPFTITCGECEQCQRGNFSVCERSNRKKELAEKAFGRTTAGLFGYSHLTGGYPGGQAEYLRVPFADSTHIKVPDGMSDEQALFLSDILPTGWQAAVQCEIEPTDTVVVWGCGPVGQMAIRSAVLLGAAQVVAIDYLPERLSMAEAGGAIPVNFKEESVIDRIDELTRGKGPEKCIDAVGMESHVSVSHPDSLMDRAKQMMLMENDRPHVLREMIYVCRPGGIISIPGVYSGLVDKVPMGMAMNKGLTFRMGQTHVKRWTDDLLRRIEEGELDPSFVITHTVGLEDGPEMYKVFRDKQDSCIKVVLKP
- a CDS encoding GNAT family N-acetyltransferase, yielding MTIPLTLSDTVPEAARDSILASIKAHNETLLGATDRKDIYIPITADDGTVDGGLVGYTGRGWLFVELLAVPERLRGQGMAGALLARAEEEARARGCIGAYIDTINPVACRAYERAGYHVFGRIEDFAKGYDICWLIKRFGEALEDTSHAEA
- a CDS encoding GNAT family N-acetyltransferase, with protein sequence MFHSGLVYLTEDASHDAVIELINEEAFGPGRHTRAAARIREQGPHDRSLSFICTDNGETIASVRMTPVLAGGVQGHLLGPLAVRPSHKNRGIGRELVRIAIEAARRKGSEGVILIGDPPYYMPLGFEKVAYQALDFPGPVDPNRVLVVPLADDVHDRLKGVIAWRDCGAKMPAAADEAPDRAYASA
- a CDS encoding glutathione S-transferase family protein — protein: MGRLVDGVWQDVWYDTKSTSGHFKRADSSFRNWVTADGSAGPSGKGGFKAEAGRYHLYVSYACPWAHRTLIFRKLKGLEDLISVSVVDPLMLKNGWEFHDRDGATPDHIFGSDYLWQVYVKADPEFSGRVTVPVLWDKHQGTIVSNESSEIIRMLNSAFDVLTGSTLDMHPEDLHAEIDEVNARIYDTVNNGVYKAGFATTQDAYESAVYPLFETLDWLEKRLTDQRYLFGRRMTEADWRLFTTLVRFDPVYVGHFKCNIRRIADYPALSAYLRDLYQTPGIAETVEMRHIKHHYYRSHTMINPTGVVPVGPDENLMAPHGRERLGA
- a CDS encoding NUDIX domain-containing protein, encoding MKPAGGTGRGADSERLGWPKRFLIRLLHVYFAVNRGMTLGVRAACFDEAGRIFLVRHTYVPGWHMPGGGVERGETAMEALLKEMREEGNLEAVNEPALFHVYFNARVSRRDHVLLYRVNVRQTSARPADREIAEAGFFALDALPEGVTQATQLRIAELRGEIAPAHHW